A stretch of the Saccharolobus caldissimus genome encodes the following:
- a CDS encoding sugar phosphate nucleotidyltransferase, giving the protein MVSAIILAGGYATRLRPLSLTKPKALFPLLNKPIIRYTLDSLLSSGITDIYLSLRVMADKIIEYLKDVNMLDKVKIEIENEPLGDAGPLKVISEKYKLDEDVLVIYGDIYSEININSLLDFYYKKGCDAVIVGTEVKDPHRYGVLYTENDVLIELIEKPKRPISNLINGGIYIFKRDLFQSIKVPSSISKDFLPKLLRSRCIAVYKYQGIWADIGVPDDYLRLNFELLVQRYPRGYIDSSAKVSESSTLIPPYYISKNNIVGSDTYISSHTILGNDVKIGKGSYISESILMDKVEVKDYTYITGSIIADRSRIGRWNHILDGSILGEEVITSDGILINQGTVILPNKEVNEPVYDKGKIIL; this is encoded by the coding sequence ATGGTCTCTGCTATTATACTTGCTGGAGGTTATGCAACTAGACTTAGACCGTTAAGTTTAACTAAACCTAAGGCTCTTTTTCCCTTGCTTAACAAACCTATAATAAGATATACCTTAGATAGTCTTCTTTCTTCTGGTATTACTGATATATATCTATCACTTAGAGTAATGGCGGATAAGATTATCGAATATTTAAAGGACGTAAACATGCTAGATAAAGTGAAAATTGAAATAGAGAACGAACCTCTAGGTGATGCAGGGCCTTTAAAGGTGATTTCAGAGAAATATAAACTCGATGAGGATGTACTAGTAATATATGGTGATATATATAGCGAAATTAATATTAACTCATTATTGGATTTTTACTATAAGAAAGGTTGCGATGCAGTGATAGTCGGCACAGAAGTTAAAGATCCGCATAGATATGGTGTATTATATACTGAAAATGATGTTCTCATAGAGTTAATAGAAAAGCCCAAAAGACCAATATCGAATTTAATAAATGGAGGAATATATATTTTTAAGAGAGATTTATTTCAGTCAATTAAAGTTCCATCATCTATAAGTAAAGATTTCTTACCCAAATTGCTTAGATCTAGGTGTATAGCCGTGTACAAATATCAAGGAATATGGGCTGATATAGGAGTTCCAGACGATTACTTGCGACTAAATTTTGAGCTTCTAGTTCAACGATACCCTAGGGGTTATATAGATTCTTCAGCAAAAGTAAGTGAAAGTTCTACACTAATTCCGCCGTACTATATTTCAAAAAATAATATAGTAGGAAGTGATACTTATATTTCTTCACATACGATTTTGGGGAATGATGTAAAAATAGGAAAAGGTAGTTATATATCTGAAAGTATATTAATGGATAAGGTTGAGGTTAAAGACTATACTTACATAACTGGTTCTATCATAGCCGATAGAAGTAGAATTGGAAGATGGAATCACATTTTAGATGGTTCTATATTAGGTGAAGAAGTTATAACTAGTGATGGTATCCTAATAAACCAAGGTACTGTAATTTTGCCGAATAAAGAAGTTAATGAACCAGTATACGATAAGGGTAAAATAATTTTATAG
- a CDS encoding type I 3-dehydroquinate dehydratase gives MKPIIVASLPIKKVEDLYSIEKFLDSDLIELRLDYLKNPGIIRDYYDYLNRYKNKLIITLRDKNEGGKYEINDELKVKLIKEFYDRGFLYDIEVLFVKKYAIPYENKIVSVHYFSSLPTKKELIDIINEYKEKAYTVKIALAGIKGYKELLSSLLEYPNVTLIPMSNNPAERIAFGMLGSKLFYSYASEPLAPGQLYYKRAMEIFNYINEIITSSFSIRTL, from the coding sequence ATGAAGCCAATAATTGTAGCTTCATTACCTATTAAGAAAGTTGAAGATCTATATTCTATCGAAAAATTTTTAGATTCAGATTTAATAGAATTGAGACTAGATTATTTAAAAAATCCTGGCATAATTAGAGATTATTACGATTATTTAAATAGATACAAAAACAAATTAATAATTACTTTAAGAGATAAAAACGAAGGTGGTAAATACGAAATAAATGATGAGTTAAAAGTTAAATTAATTAAAGAATTCTATGATAGAGGGTTCCTCTATGATATAGAAGTTTTATTTGTTAAAAAATATGCTATTCCATATGAGAATAAAATAGTTTCAGTCCATTATTTTTCATCATTACCTACAAAAAAGGAATTAATTGATATAATAAACGAATATAAAGAAAAAGCATATACAGTGAAAATTGCTCTTGCAGGTATAAAGGGCTATAAAGAACTTCTTTCATCTTTACTTGAATATCCTAACGTCACGTTAATTCCTATGTCGAATAATCCAGCTGAAAGGATAGCCTTTGGGATGCTGGGTTCAAAACTTTTCTATTCATATGCAAGTGAACCTTTAGCACCTGGTCAATTATATTATAAAAGAGCTATGGAAATTTTCAATTATATTAATGAAATAATAACATCTTCATTCTCGATACGAACTTTATAA
- a CDS encoding thioredoxin family protein: protein MNVEIFTHKNCIECNILLEYLENKGLLGKVKIIDTELYPFLAFERGVISTPSIFIDGKLVYAGTVDLEEFEKILRGERVVKQIEKDKLIEKLMYGIVDSFAATAWLFINRDFDSFMAQKDFILAVTGLAFANDDEAEEYYNYLRNIMIKEGEKYLEEWKFKMLKNISSNFIRELFWLYERKIDKELVIQRYPVEVFAHWLMIRGGSVGRVGLRIHPLSDQLIMKRVLEAYNFMLENYDQLWDKVIKEQSELRAKNKDYIRYISI, encoded by the coding sequence ATGAATGTAGAGATTTTCACACATAAAAATTGCATAGAATGTAATATATTACTAGAATATTTAGAAAATAAGGGACTATTAGGAAAGGTAAAAATAATAGATACGGAATTATATCCATTTCTCGCATTTGAACGAGGTGTAATATCTACCCCCTCAATTTTTATAGATGGTAAGCTAGTATATGCAGGAACAGTAGATCTTGAAGAATTTGAGAAAATTCTAAGGGGTGAAAGAGTAGTTAAGCAAATTGAAAAAGATAAATTAATAGAGAAACTGATGTATGGTATAGTTGATTCTTTTGCAGCTACTGCATGGCTTTTTATTAATAGAGATTTCGATTCTTTTATGGCTCAGAAGGATTTCATACTTGCAGTAACTGGATTAGCTTTTGCTAATGATGATGAAGCTGAAGAATATTATAATTACTTAAGGAATATCATGATAAAGGAGGGCGAGAAATATCTAGAAGAATGGAAATTTAAAATGTTAAAGAATATTTCTTCGAATTTCATTAGGGAGTTATTTTGGCTATATGAAAGAAAAATAGATAAAGAACTCGTGATACAAAGATATCCCGTGGAAGTATTCGCCCATTGGTTAATGATAAGGGGGGGTTCTGTAGGGAGAGTAGGGTTAAGAATACATCCCCTCTCAGATCAGTTAATAATGAAAAGAGTATTAGAGGCTTATAATTTTATGTTAGAAAATTATGATCAACTTTGGGATAAGGTTATTAAAGAGCAAAGTGAACTAAGGGCAAAGAACAAAGATTACATTCGTTACATTTCGATTTAA
- the aroA gene encoding 3-phosphoshikimate 1-carboxyvinyltransferase codes for MIVKVHPSKASGVIRAPQSKSIAIRLIFLSLFTKVKLNNLLLSDDVIDAINAVKALGVKVENESTFIPPDKLEVKEKYIRLKGSGTVLRTLIPIIAAIGGEVVIDGSESLRKRPIRRVVEALNNFGVTFSSDSLPLKISGKLNVNSVKIFGDESSQYITGLIYAFHILNGGKIEIIPPISSKSYILLTIDIFNKLGSDIKINGNEIYINPNKLEEYNGEVPGDYGLASFYALTGLISEGNITIYGLWKPEKYFGDHSIVEIFRNMGAFSEYYNGKWIVKHSDKYLPIKIDIDDAPDLAMSIAGLSAIADGISEIQSIRRLRIKESDRVNSIKNILASYGIESEIKNDSLIIFGKRRDLLKYAITDCFNDHRVAMLSSILALIKGGIILNAECVNKSNPNYWQDLISLNIKLSIE; via the coding sequence TATTATCTGATGACGTAATAGATGCTATTAACGCTGTAAAAGCGTTAGGGGTTAAAGTGGAAAATGAGTCTACTTTCATTCCTCCAGATAAATTAGAGGTTAAAGAAAAATATATAAGATTGAAAGGTTCAGGTACAGTACTTAGGACATTAATTCCAATAATTGCAGCAATCGGTGGCGAAGTTGTAATAGATGGTAGTGAGAGTCTTAGAAAAAGGCCTATAAGGAGAGTTGTGGAGGCGTTAAATAATTTTGGTGTGACATTTTCTTCTGATAGCTTACCATTAAAGATTAGTGGCAAATTAAACGTGAATTCCGTAAAAATTTTTGGAGACGAAAGTAGTCAATATATTACTGGGCTTATATACGCTTTTCATATATTAAATGGCGGAAAAATAGAAATTATACCACCTATTTCGTCTAAAAGTTATATTTTACTTACAATAGATATTTTCAACAAATTAGGTTCAGACATAAAAATAAATGGTAATGAAATTTATATTAATCCTAATAAATTAGAAGAATATAATGGTGAAGTACCAGGAGATTACGGTTTAGCTTCATTTTATGCATTAACTGGGCTAATAAGCGAGGGTAATATAACGATATATGGACTTTGGAAACCAGAAAAATATTTTGGAGATCATAGCATAGTAGAGATCTTCCGAAATATGGGAGCTTTCAGTGAATATTACAATGGTAAGTGGATCGTAAAGCATTCGGATAAATACTTACCAATAAAAATAGATATTGATGACGCGCCTGACTTAGCCATGTCAATTGCTGGTTTATCCGCAATAGCTGATGGAATAAGCGAGATACAAAGTATAAGAAGGTTAAGAATTAAAGAGAGTGATAGGGTAAATAGTATAAAAAATATACTAGCTTCATATGGTATAGAGAGTGAGATAAAAAACGATTCATTGATAATATTCGGTAAAAGAAGGGACTTATTAAAATATGCTATAACAGACTGTTTTAATGACCATAGAGTAGCAATGTTGTCATCTATCCTAGCGTTAATTAAGGGAGGAATTATTTTGAATGCAGAATGCGTAAATAAGAGTAATCCAAACTATTGGCAAGATTTAATATCATTAAATATTAAACTTTCTATAGAATGA
- a CDS encoding NADH-quinone oxidoreductase subunit D, translated as MTSQPLNETQKELLAATGMTVEFIPVQGELNVGPQHPGSGHMRIYVKLNGDIIEDVDLDVGYVHRAVEKLSENRNYMHLIPLVERPAILDSIHMNLGYIIAVEKILGVDVPERAQYLRSFAAEVNRIASHLYGLGILAIFLGHSTGFMWGFGDREIWVTILEALTGARVTNSYVIPGGVRRDLTQEIKDMTLKAIVYQRKRLEDWKKIFFYNPSVRARLENVGVMSKENAIKWGAVGPNLRASGVYYDVRKVEPYAAYDKLDFEIPVYKEGDGLARGLVRLEEIEQSMRILEQIIKNIPEGNILSDRFFKQIPPTRLKKYWETYRRIVLPGYYASFRPPKGEAISRVEAGRGELVYYVVSDGSPKPYRLRMITPSYRAIYVFKQLCKGARYADLVSIYGSLDYFPPEADR; from the coding sequence TTGACAAGCCAGCCACTAAATGAGACTCAAAAAGAACTTTTAGCAGCAACTGGAATGACAGTTGAATTCATTCCTGTTCAAGGGGAACTTAATGTAGGTCCTCAACATCCAGGATCTGGTCATATGAGAATATATGTAAAATTAAATGGAGATATAATAGAAGATGTAGATCTTGATGTAGGATATGTTCATAGAGCTGTTGAGAAACTTTCTGAAAATAGAAATTATATGCATCTTATACCATTAGTAGAAAGGCCAGCCATTCTAGATTCAATTCACATGAACTTAGGATACATAATTGCTGTTGAGAAAATACTAGGAGTAGATGTACCAGAGAGAGCGCAGTATCTTAGAAGTTTTGCAGCAGAGGTAAATAGAATAGCAAGTCATTTGTATGGATTAGGCATATTGGCGATATTTTTAGGCCACTCAACGGGATTTATGTGGGGATTTGGTGATAGAGAGATTTGGGTAACTATTTTAGAAGCCTTAACTGGGGCTAGAGTCACGAATTCATATGTAATTCCGGGTGGTGTAAGAAGGGATTTAACTCAAGAAATTAAAGATATGACGTTAAAAGCTATTGTATATCAACGTAAAAGACTTGAAGATTGGAAGAAGATTTTCTTTTATAATCCTTCAGTTAGAGCTAGGCTTGAGAATGTAGGAGTGATGAGTAAAGAAAATGCAATAAAATGGGGTGCTGTTGGTCCTAATTTAAGAGCTTCTGGAGTTTATTATGATGTTAGGAAAGTTGAGCCTTATGCAGCTTACGATAAACTGGACTTTGAAATTCCAGTATACAAAGAAGGAGATGGACTTGCAAGAGGTTTAGTGAGATTAGAAGAGATAGAGCAAAGTATGAGAATATTAGAGCAAATAATTAAGAATATCCCTGAAGGAAATATCCTCAGTGATAGATTTTTCAAGCAAATACCCCCTACTAGGCTTAAGAAATACTGGGAGACTTATAGGAGAATAGTATTACCAGGTTATTATGCTTCGTTTAGACCTCCTAAAGGTGAGGCAATTTCTAGGGTAGAGGCTGGTAGAGGTGAATTAGTTTACTATGTGGTTAGTGATGGTTCGCCTAAACCTTATAGATTAAGAATGATAACTCCTTCTTATAGAGCTATTTATGTTTTTAAACAGCTATGTAAAGGTGCTAGATATGCAGATTTAGTTTCCATTTATGGTAGTTTAGATTATTTCCCTCCGGAGGCTGATAGATAA
- a CDS encoding DUF2175 family protein, protein MSRPATKWKCELCNNTIYWDELFTYLKNGVVHYTCLRDRAIKNSKIDNKEMQTLLDALEEELKSIVYYKQKISSISNEEIKKTLDQVEKDAEKNAGILTRLVEKFSDLMMTK, encoded by the coding sequence ATGAGCCGCCCTGCTACAAAGTGGAAATGCGAACTATGTAATAATACTATATATTGGGATGAACTGTTTACCTATCTAAAAAATGGAGTAGTTCATTATACTTGCTTAAGAGATAGGGCAATCAAGAATAGTAAAATAGATAATAAAGAAATGCAAACACTTTTAGATGCTTTAGAAGAGGAATTAAAGTCAATAGTTTACTATAAGCAGAAGATCTCATCAATATCTAATGAGGAAATTAAGAAAACTCTAGATCAAGTAGAAAAAGATGCAGAGAAAAACGCTGGAATATTAACCAGATTAGTAGAAAAATTTAGTGACCTTATGATGACTAAATAA
- a CDS encoding helicase C-terminal domain-containing protein, translating to MKLREWQQQIADIVVKLLKDNFLVALQAPTGSGKTLFALYTSFKVKDKVIFVVRTHNEFFPIYRELATYFKDKKYSFLVGKSSACVYSNGDVDSQDIYCGGCDLFNGVNIEIRDPPVSALNRLKKEGKSLGYCPYYSLLESIRNSHVILLTYPYLFIPWLRETLDINWEEYVIVVDEAHNIENISNLEERRLSKRTLELAISQAKSKEAIDIMEKIKNKIGKISSSDEKYILINNITEISPSEEEMEILLHEYEEIRKEMIRNKNISRNYIGSIIRFFEILNDERVKIFSYSNSLVAKYIISSDFINILNDERLTFMLMSGTMQPLDYLRDVIGIKRKLVYIDVEKITKNKISGSYECLISIDVTSAYSLRSERMAARYASYLLKIFYNSKSHILAIFPSYEFMRFISKFLNIKYLMENSDTDIEEVMEKAKKEEKLLIMGIARGKLSEGIEIVNNGSSMISDVVIVGVPYPPIDDYLKIRVEEISKRIKKDLSDDLIRIQALIAVKQSIGRAIRGPNDKATVWLLDKRFDSLWWKKELNCLNARKIKL from the coding sequence GTGAAATTAAGGGAGTGGCAACAACAAATAGCTGATATAGTAGTTAAGTTGTTGAAAGATAATTTTTTAGTGGCATTACAAGCTCCTACTGGAAGCGGCAAAACACTTTTTGCATTATATACTTCTTTTAAAGTTAAAGATAAAGTAATCTTTGTGGTGAGGACTCATAATGAATTCTTTCCTATATATAGAGAGCTTGCAACATATTTTAAGGATAAGAAGTATTCCTTTTTAGTAGGTAAGTCATCTGCTTGTGTATACTCTAATGGAGATGTAGATTCTCAAGATATATATTGTGGAGGATGCGATTTATTTAATGGCGTAAATATAGAAATAAGGGATCCACCAGTATCAGCTTTAAATAGGTTAAAGAAAGAGGGTAAAAGTCTAGGTTATTGCCCATATTATTCACTTTTAGAGTCAATTAGGAACTCTCATGTAATATTGCTTACATATCCGTATCTATTCATTCCGTGGCTTAGAGAAACTTTAGATATTAATTGGGAAGAATACGTTATAGTAGTAGATGAAGCGCACAATATAGAAAATATTTCTAATTTAGAGGAAAGGAGATTAAGTAAAAGGACTTTAGAACTCGCTATATCTCAAGCTAAGTCTAAGGAAGCTATTGATATAATGGAAAAAATTAAGAATAAAATAGGAAAAATTTCTTCTTCAGATGAAAAATATATACTTATTAATAACATTACTGAAATAAGCCCATCTGAAGAAGAAATGGAAATTTTGCTTCATGAGTATGAAGAGATAAGAAAGGAAATGATAAGGAACAAAAATATTTCTAGAAATTATATAGGCTCTATTATAAGATTTTTCGAGATTTTAAATGACGAGAGGGTTAAGATATTTTCGTATTCTAACTCTTTAGTTGCGAAATATATTATATCTTCAGATTTTATAAATATACTTAATGATGAGAGATTAACCTTTATGCTCATGTCTGGTACTATGCAACCTTTAGATTATTTAAGGGATGTTATAGGAATAAAAAGGAAACTAGTTTATATAGACGTAGAAAAAATTACAAAAAATAAGATTTCTGGTTCGTATGAGTGTTTAATTTCAATAGACGTTACTTCAGCTTATAGCTTAAGATCTGAGAGAATGGCGGCTAGATATGCGTCTTATCTACTGAAAATATTTTATAATTCAAAATCTCATATACTCGCAATATTCCCTAGCTATGAATTTATGAGATTTATATCAAAATTTTTAAATATAAAGTATTTAATGGAAAATAGTGATACTGATATTGAGGAAGTAATGGAGAAAGCTAAGAAGGAAGAGAAATTGCTCATAATGGGAATTGCTAGAGGCAAGCTATCTGAGGGTATAGAAATAGTTAATAATGGTAGTAGCATGATTTCTGATGTAGTAATTGTTGGAGTACCATACCCTCCCATAGATGATTATCTTAAAATACGTGTTGAGGAAATATCTAAAAGAATTAAAAAAGATCTTAGTGATGATTTGATTAGAATTCAAGCTTTAATAGCAGTAAAACAATCAATAGGTAGGGCTATTAGAGGTCCAAACGATAAAGCGACAGTGTGGCTTCTTGATAAGAGGTTTGATAGTCTTTGGTGGAAGAAAGAACTTAATTGCTTAAATGCTAGAAAGATTAAACTGTGA
- a CDS encoding superoxide dismutase, which produces MSLQIQFKKYELPPLPYKVDALEPYISQNIIDVHYNGHHKGYVNGANSFLERLEKVIRGELQAGQYDIQGLMRGLVFNINGHKLHTLYWENMAPAGKGGGKPGGVLADLINKQYGSFEKFKQIFTEAANSLPGTGWTVLYYDTESGNLEIMTFENHFQNHIAELPIILILDEFEHAYYLQYKNKRADYVNAWWNVVNWDAADKKLQKYLK; this is translated from the coding sequence ATGTCCCTTCAAATACAATTTAAGAAATACGAATTACCCCCATTACCATATAAAGTAGATGCCTTAGAGCCATATATCAGTCAAAACATTATAGATGTACACTATAATGGTCATCACAAAGGATATGTAAATGGTGCTAATTCATTTCTAGAAAGATTAGAGAAAGTAATAAGGGGAGAATTACAAGCTGGGCAATACGATATTCAAGGTTTAATGAGAGGACTAGTGTTCAACATAAATGGACATAAGCTCCACACATTATATTGGGAGAACATGGCGCCAGCTGGGAAAGGTGGTGGAAAGCCTGGCGGTGTATTAGCTGATTTGATAAATAAACAGTATGGTAGCTTTGAGAAGTTCAAGCAAATATTTACAGAAGCTGCTAATTCTTTACCAGGTACTGGGTGGACAGTATTATATTATGATACTGAATCAGGAAACTTAGAGATTATGACTTTCGAAAATCATTTTCAAAATCATATAGCAGAACTCCCAATAATTTTAATATTAGATGAATTTGAACACGCTTATTACCTTCAGTATAAAAATAAGAGAGCAGATTACGTCAATGCCTGGTGGAATGTAGTAAATTGGGATGCTGCTGATAAAAAACTACAGAAGTATTTAAAGTAA
- a CDS encoding sulfurtransferase TusA family protein: protein MDKLDLRGKSCEEFILELSKYLVGMKVGESVVVVADKDRVLCTHQLLRNAPRYLFKANLVNDHAEITIKRLR from the coding sequence ATGGATAAGTTAGATTTGCGTGGTAAATCTTGCGAGGAGTTTATTTTAGAACTTTCAAAGTATTTAGTAGGTATGAAAGTAGGAGAAAGTGTAGTAGTAGTAGCAGATAAGGATAGAGTACTATGTACACATCAACTTTTAAGAAATGCTCCCAGATATCTTTTTAAAGCAAATCTAGTAAATGATCATGCAGAAATTACAATAAAAAGATTAAGATAA
- a CDS encoding NADH-quinone oxidoreductase subunit C: MSEVIKNAINELQSKFKCQVRVESERRINIVVDKSFIIDVAKYLKSLGFDHVKSVTGIDYPEQERLEVVYHISSYSNLDLAKIIIALRTSVSYKDPSLPSLYPVFESAWTGERETYEMLGIRFEGHPDLRRLFLDEDFEGVYPLRKSFKIKLEGIFVDKPATK; the protein is encoded by the coding sequence ATGAGCGAAGTAATAAAGAATGCGATAAATGAATTACAAAGTAAATTTAAATGTCAAGTTAGAGTAGAAAGTGAGAGAAGGATAAATATTGTAGTTGATAAGAGTTTTATAATTGATGTTGCAAAATACTTAAAATCTCTTGGATTTGACCATGTAAAGTCCGTAACTGGTATAGATTACCCAGAGCAAGAAAGATTAGAAGTAGTTTATCACATTTCTTCATATTCTAATCTAGATTTAGCTAAAATTATAATAGCGTTAAGAACTTCAGTAAGTTATAAGGATCCTTCTTTACCATCTTTATATCCAGTCTTTGAGAGTGCATGGACTGGCGAGAGGGAGACTTACGAGATGTTAGGTATTAGATTCGAGGGACATCCAGATTTAAGAAGACTTTTCTTAGATGAAGACTTCGAGGGAGTTTATCCGTTAAGGAAATCATTTAAAATAAAATTGGAGGGAATTTTCGTTGACAAGCCAGCCACTAAATGA
- a CDS encoding Rossmann-like domain-containing protein: MILKEIVEELAFQLKQRKVINVCVSPTYTAIILDDQSIGVSHTIIDGEIEGVGEIVGKNAYEVVINNLDSNLQRSLSLAVLNAIGDIGQFTQGDPISLYSGNKLCVFGYSPQLTSHNFSTVVTYDFGSNEYKKIGNNEIRPFSSLSNEVCSTAIIFGSALVNNTIDKILSQVSANHMILTGVSSVDSPITLKTHGFEVIGKVFPIDKYRVFRIICEGGTNRILNKYMLKYFKKI; the protein is encoded by the coding sequence ATGATTTTGAAAGAGATTGTAGAAGAGTTAGCTTTCCAGTTAAAACAAAGAAAAGTTATAAATGTTTGTGTAAGTCCTACATATACTGCTATAATATTAGATGACCAGTCTATAGGTGTTTCACATACTATAATCGATGGTGAAATAGAAGGGGTAGGTGAAATAGTTGGTAAAAACGCATATGAAGTTGTGATAAATAACTTAGATTCTAACTTACAAAGGTCACTCTCCTTAGCTGTATTAAACGCTATAGGCGATATAGGTCAATTTACTCAAGGAGATCCAATTAGTCTATATTCTGGAAATAAATTGTGCGTATTTGGATATTCTCCACAACTAACTTCCCACAATTTTAGCACAGTTGTGACATACGATTTTGGTTCAAATGAATATAAAAAAATAGGTAATAATGAAATAAGACCATTCTCTAGTTTATCTAACGAAGTTTGTTCTACTGCGATAATTTTCGGTTCTGCATTAGTTAATAATACGATAGATAAAATTTTAAGTCAAGTTTCTGCTAATCACATGATTTTAACTGGAGTTTCTTCAGTAGACTCACCCATTACACTTAAGACTCACGGTTTTGAGGTAATAGGTAAGGTATTTCCGATAGATAAGTATAGGGTGTTTAGAATTATATGTGAAGGTGGTACAAATAGGATATTAAATAAATATATGTTAAAATACTTTAAAAAGATTTAG
- a CDS encoding Rieske (2Fe-2S) protein gives MNEIKISRNEFKTGERRKIVLPDGREIVVFYLGADRFFVFDNKCPHLGCDISKYGVIIKEELICQCHFSHFSIYTGEPKKGASKKPIKTYKVRIENEDVIISLI, from the coding sequence ATGAATGAGATAAAAATAAGTCGAAATGAGTTTAAAACAGGAGAAAGGAGAAAAATTGTCTTGCCAGATGGTCGAGAAATCGTGGTCTTTTACTTAGGTGCTGATAGATTTTTTGTGTTTGACAATAAATGTCCTCATTTGGGTTGTGACATTTCAAAATATGGTGTAATTATAAAGGAGGAACTTATATGTCAATGTCACTTTTCTCACTTTTCAATTTATACTGGTGAACCTAAAAAGGGTGCTTCAAAAAAGCCTATAAAAACTTATAAAGTTCGTATCGAGAATGAAGATGTTATTATTTCATTAATATAA
- the ndhC gene encoding NADH-quinone oxidoreductase subunit A, which translates to MSFTQAILAFGIPIVVFLLAGYGGYKFLSLVVPSNPNPLKISRFEAGNIPIGLGRLWFPLQYYGYLLIYTTLEPIIILLLPIAYSDYYLSSVAFRNLLLVIIVFLILMYPVLYYSIRQVNIISYWEMRRE; encoded by the coding sequence ATGTCGTTTACTCAAGCAATTCTAGCGTTTGGTATTCCAATTGTAGTATTTCTACTAGCTGGATATGGTGGTTATAAATTTCTTAGTTTAGTAGTCCCATCAAATCCTAATCCATTAAAAATAAGTAGATTTGAGGCAGGCAATATTCCAATTGGTTTAGGAAGACTTTGGTTTCCATTACAATATTACGGTTATTTACTCATATATACTACTTTAGAGCCAATAATTATATTACTATTACCTATAGCTTATTCGGATTACTATCTTTCATCGGTTGCGTTTAGAAATTTACTATTAGTAATAATAGTATTTCTTATATTAATGTACCCAGTATTATACTATTCCATTAGGCAGGTTAATATAATAAGCTATTGGGAGATGAGAAGGGAATGA
- the thyX gene encoding FAD-dependent thymidylate synthase translates to MRVKLVSYTHDGERVIAIAAKMSRSRKGWDYHERTMTDEEIEEWIRDAIIHGYWSVLEHSVYTFSIEGISRVASHQLVRHRIASYTQMSHRFAKPVDEYYKPVIPPSVEKRAEEEVRKAYEDAYRHYYKLLESGIPEEDARYVLPNGVNTNIVVTMNARELYNFFALRLCSRAQWEIRAVAWKMLEEVKKVHPRLFKYAGPNCIIHENFIRNEYITLEDVFKNSKVEFISQRCIEGVPKEGIVKCIINSHAVLLNFK, encoded by the coding sequence ATGAGGGTTAAGTTGGTCTCTTACACACATGATGGCGAGAGGGTAATTGCTATTGCCGCTAAGATGTCTAGAAGCAGGAAGGGTTGGGATTATCACGAGAGGACTATGACTGATGAGGAAATTGAAGAATGGATAAGGGATGCTATAATTCACGGCTATTGGTCTGTTTTAGAGCATAGTGTCTATACTTTTAGTATAGAAGGTATATCTAGGGTTGCTTCACACCAGTTAGTTAGACATAGGATCGCTTCTTATACTCAGATGTCTCATCGTTTCGCTAAACCCGTAGATGAATATTATAAGCCCGTTATTCCTCCATCTGTAGAGAAAAGAGCTGAGGAAGAGGTGAGAAAAGCGTATGAGGACGCTTATAGACACTATTATAAATTATTAGAGAGCGGTATTCCAGAAGAGGATGCCCGCTATGTTTTACCTAATGGAGTCAATACGAATATTGTAGTTACGATGAATGCAAGGGAACTGTACAACTTCTTTGCCCTTAGACTGTGCAGTAGAGCACAATGGGAAATAAGGGCGGTAGCATGGAAGATGCTAGAGGAAGTTAAGAAAGTTCATCCTCGCCTCTTTAAGTATGCTGGGCCTAATTGTATAATTCATGAGAACTTCATTAGAAACGAGTATATTACATTAGAAGATGTGTTTAAAAATTCCAAAGTAGAGTTTATATCACAAAGATGTATTGAGGGAGTTCCAAAGGAAGGTATAGTAAAATGCATTATTAATTCACATGCTGTTTTACTTAATTTTAAATAG